In the Syntrophales bacterium genome, one interval contains:
- a CDS encoding C-GCAxxG-C-C family protein has translation MKNDTAKRGYEIGFEFVKNYQVCAQCVIGALYEVYPEIRNPDVFRSASGLAGGTGLSTKGQCGALAGAVMVLSQLYGRDLENMDDLEKKRFVSYGLADMMVQKFLEEYGTVICGEIQTKLMGRPFFLLDPAQVEEFEKAGGASEKCPSVVGNATQWTIEILEKRKRQETS, from the coding sequence ATGAAAAACGATACAGCGAAACGTGGCTATGAAATTGGATTTGAGTTTGTGAAAAACTATCAAGTCTGTGCTCAATGTGTTATCGGAGCATTGTATGAAGTGTATCCTGAAATACGGAATCCGGATGTGTTCAGATCCGCCAGCGGTCTCGCGGGAGGAACCGGCTTGAGTACGAAAGGCCAGTGTGGAGCGCTGGCGGGAGCTGTCATGGTTCTCAGTCAGCTCTATGGCCGGGATCTTGAAAATATGGACGACCTCGAGAAAAAGAGATTTGTTTCATACGGACTTGCGGACATGATGGTGCAGAAATTTTTAGAAGAATACGGAACGGTCATCTGTGGAGAAATCCAGACGAAACTTATGGGACGGCCTTTTTTTCTTTTGGACCCGGCCCAGGTTGAGGAATTTGAAAAAGCCGGCGGCGCCAGTGAAAAATGTCCGTCTGTTGTCGGCAACGCGACTCAATGGACAATTGAAATTCTTGAAAAACGGAAAAGGCAGGAAACCAGCTGA
- a CDS encoding C-GCAxxG-C-C family protein has translation MKNDTAKRGYEIGFEFEKNYHGCAQCVIGALYEVYPEIRNPDVFRSASGLAGGTGLSTKGQCGALAGAVMVLSQLYGRDLENIIDLEKKRYVAYGLADTMVQKFLEEYGTIICGEIQTKLMGRPFFLLDPAQFEEFEKAGGHSEKCPSVVGNATQWAIEILEKQKKDSCHVTHLMSGKGVDV, from the coding sequence ATGAAAAACGATACAGCGAAACGTGGTTATGAAATTGGATTCGAATTTGAGAAAAACTATCATGGGTGCGCCCAGTGCGTTATCGGAGCATTGTATGAAGTGTATCCTGAAATACGGAATCCGGATGTGTTCAGGTCCGCCAGCGGTCTCGCGGGAGGAACCGGCTTGAGTACGAAAGGCCAGTGTGGAGCGCTGGCGGGAGCTGTCATGGTCCTCAGTCAGCTCTATGGCCGGGATCTTGAAAATATTATTGACCTTGAAAAAAAAAGATATGTCGCATACGGACTGGCGGACACGATGGTGCAGAAATTTTTAGAAGAATACGGAACGATCATCTGTGGAGAAATCCAGACGAAACTTATGGGCCGGCCTTTTTTTCTTTTGGACCCGGCCCAGTTTGAGGAATTTGAAAAAGCCGGAGGCCATAGTGAAAAATGTCCGTCTGTTGTCGGAAACGCGACTCAATGGGCGATTGAAATTCTTGAAAAACAGAAGAAGGACTCGTGTCATGTCACACATCTAATGTCGGGTAAAGGCGTTGACGTTTAA